The sequence AAAGCATCATTATATACACCTATAAATAAAAGTGGTGGTGatctatatataaaaataccCCTTccattttttgaatttgataaatttataattgaatttgtagCTTTGGTTACTTTATATTCATTtcctatttttaaaaataataaataattaataattttttttttttttttttttttttttttttaaattatttacaaaccttttatttttataaatttcccAATTATTTCATCTGGGTGATAAAGACcataatttataaaagaaaGTTCATCAGATAAAATAGTAAATCCAGATGATGAAGCACATGTGTAATTTCCACTCATAAAGCAAACTTTTGTAAATCCAATCTTTGGAAAACAATTTGGATTATCtgtataaaatataataaaatatatataaaagaaaataaaaaaaaaaataaaaagaaaattaatcaaaaagtaaaaaaaaaacaaatagaaaattttaaacataCCAATAGCATATTGCCAACAACTTGTTGAACAAATCTCTgacattttcattaattcaaGGAATTAtttcataaaataaaaaaaaaaataataataaaggaaaaagaaaatagaaaaaataatttaaaaaaaataataaggaaaaagaaaaaagtttcaattgttaatataatagaataaaataataataaataaaaaaaaaaaaaattaataaaataaaataaaataaaataaaaaaaaaaaaaaaaattaaaataaaaaataaattaatataaatgaaaCAAAATTTTGATCAACCATGGAGCCAAACATcacaataaaattttatatgggtaataataacaaacaCACACTCACACACAACCAAGTTTTTGGAAAACCACATAAAAAACACAGTTTTGGTTAATTTTAGTGGGTAATGAGTTTAATTTTTGGGGGGTTTGagagtggtggtggttttgAGAGTTAATATCTTTATATATaaatctatattattattaccatcattACATGACagatttaaattgattttcacttaatttttttgttttttttaattatttaatttaaattatttactttatttttatttttttatttttttttttttttaaaccattgTTACAAGTTCTTctctaaattaattaatttatgatttttttggttttttttttttttttttttttttggttagtataaattaatattggattttttttaaaaataaaattaataaaattaataaaacttacGCAGATGTTGGATGAATTGCACAAGTATTATCCAAATCCCATTTTGTACAACCCATTttaacagcaacagcaaaaCCTTGAATAATTTCATCACAACCATCACCAATAATGTGTAAACCAATAACTTTTTCCTCTTTACCTAAACAAACCAATTTCATAGAGGTTCTAACTTTATGAACTTGAACTGAATAAAACATATTGATGAATGAGGTATTGTAACATTTGATATTTTCAGTACCATACTTGGTGATTGCTTCTTGTTCGGTTAAACCAACGGTACCAATTGGTGGATGAGAGAATACAACAGTTGCAACATTTTCATATTCGAATTTCAAATCGGATTTTCCATTGAAAAGACGTTCAGAAAGACGACGACCAGCAGCGATTGCAACTGGTGTTAATAAAAAGTTACCACAAATATCACCAACTGCATGGACACCTGGTACATTTGTATTTTGGAATTCGTCTACTTTAATGAAACCACTTTGTTCTGTCAATTGAATACCAGCCTTGTCAATACCCAAATCATCAGTATTTGGTACACGACCAATTGCCCAAATTACACATTCAACTGGTGGTAATTTTACACCTGCGTTTGTGGTGGCAATGATTCTCTTTCCATCGACATCTCTTTCCAATGATTTAATGGATGCTTCAGTTACAAATTTGACACCATCGTCAGTCATTTGTTTCAAAAGGGTAGTGTGTAACATTTCATCAAAAGTACGAAGGAATTGTTTTTGACGGATCACCATTGTTGTTTCGGAGCCTAATGAATGTAAGACACCAGCCAATTCCACTGCGATATATCCAGCACCGACTACCAATGTTGATTTTGGTAAATCTTCCAACTCAAAGAATCCATCTGATGTAATACCCAATTCTTTACCTGGTACATCTGGTACAGTTGGTCTACCACCAGCTGCAATTAAAATATGATCAGCTGTATACTTTTCACCGTTGGCACCATTGACTTGAATCTCTTTTGGTCCGCTAAATCTACCATAACCATTGATTCTAACGATATTATCTTTTGCGAGATTTGAGTCATAAATTCCATTCAAACGTTTGATATATTCATCACGTGCTTTCTTAATTGTTGGCCAATTGAATTTAACTTGTTGAccaccaaaatcaaaaccatAACTTGGTGCTGCATTAATCATCTCTTTAATGAATGATGTATTCCACATAACTTTCTTTGGTACACAACCAACATTTACACATGTACCACCTGGTCTTGTTACCTCTACAATACCAATACGATCTCCATTACCTTTAGCATTTAAATGTTTTGCTGCTCTTCTTGCTGATGCAATACCACCTGATCCTGCTCCTAAAACTAAATATGTAAAATGATTTGTTGaactcatttttttttttttttttttttttttttttttttttttttttcctattcaaaaatttttaaaaaaaaaaaaaaaaaaaaaaaattaatatattaattttaaataaataaaaaataaacaaataatttaataaaatacaaaCAATTATACAATCAAAAAGGTTTGTgtttgattaaaataattgaaattaattttcaaaaaaaaaaaaaaaattaaaaaaatttatttttaaaaataaaaaaaaaaaaaataaaaataaaaataaaaaaaaaaaaaaaaaataaaaaatgatgatataaATGTTTTCCATTTACTTCTAGAAGCTAAATCAagaaatgttttttttttttttcatccaAATCCTACAGGGAAAGGAAATAATTATCCCATAGTTATTAAATATGATTACttatttttggatttttttttttttttcagattaccaaaaaaaaaaaaaaaaaaaaaaaaaaaaaaaaaaaaaaaaaaaaaaaaaaaaaaaaaaaaaaatacttataAGTACAAGtttattttcactttttttatatcattttttacaatatatatttttattttttttatttttttattttttatttttttttttttgttttctagTTATTACAaacttttttgtttttgtttttgtttttttttttttttaaaaaaacttgaagataattaaaaaaaaaggtggggaaaaaaaggaatttgatgtaatttatttttgttgtttttcagatttttcttgttctttttgaatttctttttcagcTTCAACGACAGCAactaatttatcaatttcttgTTCATCTAATAAAACGATTGGTTGTTTATTTCTAATGACtgcaatttcaatatttttatttccactTTCAACAATCTCTAATAAAGCTCTAACTgctaatttaattgattcctCTTCACTAACGTCTGTATAAttcttttctaaaaattCACCAACACTCTTTGAACTACGACCAATTGCAGCGGCTTTCCATGAACTATAGGATCCAGATGGATCAGTTTGATAAAGATTTGGTGTACCATCTGTATCAAAACCAACAATTAATGTTGAAATACCAAATGGTCTAACACCACCACTTTGAGTATAACgctaaatttattattaattattaattttttattttaaaagggAGGAGGGTTggaaaagtaaaataaaataaaataaaataaaattaatatataagaaaatttataatttttatattaaaaaaaaaaaaaaaacttacttgtTGAATACCAGcaataaatttagaaatataTTCAACTGATGGTGAATCTTCAACAGTTAATCTATAGGATTGACATTCCATTAATGCTTTACTAATTAATACACGTGAATCGGCAGTTAAACCAGCAAAGGTTAAACAAATGTGGTCATCTAATTTAACGATTTTTCTAATTGATCTTGCATCTTGAAGTTTAGCGGTTGCTTTCTTTTCAACACCTAAAACAATAACATCTTTACCACGTACACCAACTGCAACAGTACCTTTTCTTACTGCTTCCATGGCATATTCTACTTGAAAAAGATGACCATCTGGTGAGAAAACTGTAATTGCTCTATCGTATCTTGCACTTGACATTATTatgtatttatatatatattatattattggaaaaaaagaaaaaaaaaaaaaaaatttggagtTGATGTGTGTGTgagaaatgaaaattttaataaaaaaaaaaaaaaaaaaaaaaaattaatttaaaaaaataaaaaaaaaaaaattgattgtgAAGtgcaaaactttttttttttttaatttttttaatttatttttttttttttttaattttttttattttttttttttttttattaaaacggaaaaaattgaaaaataaaaaaaaaataataataaacaagataatattattattatttcattatttatttataactcttaattaaatatttttcgtttttttatttatagttttattaaattttaaaaaaacaaaataaaaaaaaaaaaaaaaaaagaaataaaaaataataaaattttattaaaaaaaaaatgaaataatgaaaaattatatcacaaagtaattatttattttggaaaaaatatcaggtcaattttttttatttttatttttatttttattttttttttatttttttatttttttattttttttttttttgattagaTTTACCACCACTCTAATTGATATtccatttaaaataatttgataatttcactaatcttttttaaatgtttttaaaagatattattcaaatgtgtttaaaaaaaaaaaattattctcCAATCacaccattttcaaaaacaCCAATCAGtggtttttcaaaaaaaaaacaaaaaaattaaatatttctataacatcaaattaaaaaataataataataaaaattttaaaaatataaaaaaaataataataataatagtaatacacttgtaataataaaaaaaaaaaaaaaaaaaaaaattattctatctatctatttattaaaaaataattaaattttattgtttataaacaagaaataatttatgttgaaaaaataaaatttattcaaaattttattttctttgtGTATTTTTCAGATCTATTTAAGATCTAAAAATCTAAGGAAAAAGGTTTATTAGCTTGTTGACTTAGAAATATTCTAATAATGATTTCTACGTTATCTTTAATCCAAGTACCCTGGGATTCAGGAATATCAAATTCTTTTCCGTTGAATTCAATTTTACCTGATTTTATATGAAATTCCTTTTTGTCCCAAAGCTTACCTTCAATTTTGTATTCGGTAAAACTCATAAAATATGGTGTTGGAAGAATACGGGGGGTTGGTGCTGGATGAgctatatttttaaaaaaaggaagaggaaattaatgaaatgaaatgtaagatttttaaatttatataaataaaaattaaatatttagaaattaataatttcaattaatttacctTTACCACTTATTGTTGATTCCCCatcttcattaattaatgtaattttcaattcagccattttaaaatatatttatttatttatttaaagttataatttatattattttttaaaaaaaaaagagaatgttattaaatgaagaaaaaaaaaaaaaaaaaaaaaaacaaaaagaaaaagaaaattaaaaaaattaatggttttttcaccccaattattattataatttacatATCTCTCTTATATCtctctattaaaaaaaaaaaaaaaaaaattaaaattatttaaaattggcaAACTACAAAATCAATTCATCTTCACTCACCACCAaaacagttttttttttttttatcaattttttgaaattttttattattttaatataagcttaaattaaaaggttttattatttacaattgttACTAATTTAATCATGAGTTGGGCAGAGAATGTAATTGCAATAAAACACACATGCAGTTTTTAAAacctaattttaattttaataaattagagTGTTGGTCTTCTTTTTATGTTCAAAGAACACCaaaaagtataaatattgaatttctaatatatttttattaaaatataataattactaAAAAAATGAGATAATATATAAGAAggttataaattttattaattatggttttaataataagatgtttaaaaaataataaaataaattataaattggaaaagaataaatattgcgaaaatttaaaaagtataaatattgcgaaaaatttaatagaatatattgaaaaagtttATGTTTTAAAGGgattaaaaaacaatgtggaattttcaatatatttttggtggaaattattttgattcttatatatttaaatcttttttttttattattcatattttataaaaaataacaccCAAATACATTTGCATCATATATGTTTCTAATTTCTAAATCTGACAGttcttcaattgaattttttattttttattctttattttggGTAAAATAAATTGCTTTATTTTAACATCCAatcaaatttcttttaaaaaaataataaaaaaaaatatcaaaattaaaattattataaaatgtcCAACTACAATAAATCATCTCAACTCACCACCAaaacagttttttttttttttttttttttttgtatcaTCCACCAtgcatttattttttaatggttttatttttttttaatatttttaaataatcagctgataatgaattaaaaccaataaataaatagtctctccaattaatttattcatttttttttttttttttttttttttttttattttgagacaaaatttaaaaattttaatctaaataaataaatttataaaattttattctatattatatttatgatgaaaataagaTTAAtgcaaattttttatttctttgtttttcattGTATCTGTTTTTGAGatctaaaaatttttttggaaaattttttttggtggtACAATTAGATGTAAACTAACTTTGATGTGgttttcttcatcatctttacTCCATGTGCCTTTAGATTCAGTAATATCATATTCTTCTCCGCCGAATTCAATTTTACctgattttatttgaaaatcatttttGTCCCAAAGTTTACCTTCAGTTTTATATTGGATAAAACAGAAACAATATATTGGAGGAAATATTAGGGGAGCTGGTAATGGATGAcctatattttataaaaaatccagaataaaatgaaatgatatgttagatttttaaatatatataaataaaattaaatatttagaaattaattattcCAATTACCTTTACCACTTATTGTTGATTCCCCATCTTCATTAACTAATGTAATTTTCAAATCagtcattttaaaatttattattattattatttatttatttttaagagtaattatatttaaattgaatgttgaaaaaaaattttattaaataattaaaaaaaaataaaaaaaagaaaaaaaaaaataaaaaaaaaaaaataaaaaaattgttttttttaataataaattattgtaatttatatCTCACTTGTATccccattaaaaaaaaataataaataaaataaaataaaatgacaaTCATCTTCACCCCTCCCACAATCAaaacagttttttttttttttttataaacagTTTAAATTAgaggttttattattatttaaaaaaagtttattctatgtcaattattaaactgataacaataatttgTGATATGGTAATTTGGTGAGTGTTGTTGATGCtgtaatatattattaaaagattgaAAATCTTGATTTTTACCAatcattgaatttgattttctaaaatttgcTAAAATCTGActagcaaaaaaaaaaaaaaaaataatagaaaaaaaaaaaaataattaaaaaaaaaaaatttggcgcaaattttaaagtaaattgttatttaatcttaaaacaatcaaataactgtttataaatagttttttttattgttttggttaaattaattgtttttaatttaaaaaaaaaaaaaaaaaaatttagtgtGAAAACTCACTACAACAAATCtgcaaaattaaaatcaaataaaacaaattataaataaaactttttgtGGAAAGAATGTAATTGCAATAACTGAATGTTTGGTATAACTATATGATGAATAATATTCTCCCATTTCAGAGGaaatgtaaattattaaacctAATATGATGTTGAATTTCTTAATTTCAAAACTCCAAATACATTTGCATCATATATGtttcttatttatttaaatgtcAGATAAATTTATCTTATGTTTCCTCAATTGAACaaacaaaaccaaaaccaccTAATACATTTACATCATATATGtttcttatttatttaaatgtcagataattaaattttaaaaacatagAAATTATATATGATGAAAAAATAagattaatgaaattttttatttctttgttttcATTGTATCAGATCTGTTTTAagatctttaattttttgggAAAAATTTTTCTGGTGGTCTAAATAGATGTAAATTAACATCGATTGCGTTTTCCTCATCATCTTTACTCCATGTGCCTTTAGATTCAGGAATATCATATTCTTCTCCGTCGAATTCAATTTTACctgattttatttgaaattcatTTTTGTCCCAAAGTTTACCTTCAGTTTGGTATTGGGTAAAACGGAAAATATATATTGGAGGAAATATTAAGGGAGCTGGTAATGGATGAcctatatttttaaaaagagccagaatgaaatgaaatgatatgttagatttttaaatatatataaataaaattaaatatttagaaattaattattcCAATTACCTTTACCGCTTATTGTTGATTCCCCATCTTCATTAACTAATGTAATTTTCAAATCaaccattttaaaatttattattattatttatttatttttaagagtaattatatttaaattgaatgaggaaaaaaaattttattaaataattaaaaaaaaaaaataaaaagaaaaaaataaaaaataaaaaaaaaagaaaaaaaaaattaattgttttattttaataataaattattgtaatttatatCTCACTTGTATccccattaaaaaaaaaaataataaataaaacaaaataaaatgacaATCATCTTCACCCCTCCCCCACAATCAaaacagtttttttttttttatcattccaccatttttttataaacagTTTAAATTAaaggttttattattatttataaaaaggtTTATTCTATGTCAAAATGgtgtaatgataaaaaaaaaaaactgtatttcccaaattaattttttttttttttttttttttgaattggcgcccaaattaaaaaataaagtctttttttttttttttttttttttttattcaactttattttttcaaatgttGTAATAgatacaacaaataataaaaacatgTTAGGTACAAAAAGAAACTTAAGTGATACAAATGATATAATTAATGATGAGAATgtagataataatagtaatgataatagCAATAAAAGATTCAAAACAAATTCGATCTCATTTGAAAAGAAATCGAATCCACCATCATTatcgacaacaacaacaacaacaacaacaacaacaacaacaacaacaataacatcAACAATACCATTAGGATCACAAAAGCGTATAAATATTACATCATTTTCAGGTCACAGAATTACTAGAGTAGTAAAATCTCAAAATAGTGAGAATATTTCAACCTctttatcaaaatcaaatatattatttaacgatttattaaagaaaccaattaatgaaattttagaaGAGATAGAGAATattgtaaaatatttttattaatatatttatatttatatattatagtaataataataattataataattataatactaatattttatttctcaggaatcattaaaattaaaatcagaattaattaaaaattcaaattcattaacGCCAACCAAATCAAAAGGAGTTAGTGAAGAGATAGTAAAGAATAAAGACAATAGATTATGGGTAGATAAATATGCACCAACATCATTTCATGATTTACTTAGTGATACAACTATGAATTTAGAAGTACTAAATTGGTTAGAATTATGGGATCATATTGTATTTGATAAACCgttatcaaaaaatttaataatgccttcaacttttaataataataataataataataataataataataataataataataataataataataataataataaaaatagtagtagtacaGGTGGtggatattttaataaatttaatagtaaATTTACAAcaagtagtaatagtaatcaacaacatcaaaacCAAGGTCAATATTTATTACAAGAGGATGGAACACCAATTGCAAAGATTATACTTTTAACAGGTGGACCAGGTTTAGGTAAAACCACATTAGCACATGTACTCGCTAAACAAGCCAATTATAATCCAGTGGAAATCAATGCAAGTGAAGATAGATCAGGTGAAGCATTTGaaagtaaattattatcagcaattgaaatgaaatcattattcaatgataataaaccaaattgtttaattattgatgaaattgatggtATTTCAGGTCGTGATAATGGtccaattgaattattaattaaattaattgataatagtttaaaattAGGTAATCATAAAAAGTCAACTACAAACCCAGCCGCTAAAAAATCAGCTGGAAAAGATACAGaatctgatgatgatgatgatgatgatgatgatgatgatgatgatcatGAAGAccaagatgaagatgatgaaaaatcaacaaaaaccaaaggtaaaaaaggtaaaaagaAAGGATTTACAACAAGATTACTTAGACCAatcatttgtatttgtaatgATCAATATGTACCATCATTAAGAAAACTTAGACAAAAAGCAATGGTATTTGATTTTCAAGCACCAAagaaaaatgatttattatcaagATTAAAGGTAATTTGTTCAAACGAAGGATTATCAGCAACTGATGCAACTTTGAATGCATTAATCGATATGACAGGTAGTGATATTCGTGCGTGTATCAACTCtttacaatttattaaatcaaaaactaCTGTATTAAATtcagaattattaaagaataaatcaaatattgtAATTGGTCAAAAAGATATGGAAAAAGGTTTAGTTGAAATTTggaataatatttttaaaagttcaaGTATTACAAGTTCaactaataaattatcaaaatattcaaatactatatcatcatcgtcatcatcaattgattctattaatagtattagtaatgattatttaaatcaattagatTTTCAAATTGGTGCATGTAATCaagttgataaattaattgatggtgtttatgaaaattatttaacaAATATGTCAAGTGATTATACAATGCAGAAAACAATGGATTGTTTGGATTGGATGGTATTTGGTGATCAAATGTTAAATGTTCATGCTGATGAAAAGTATCGTTCTCTAGTTCCATTGGCAATTCATCAACGTTGTTCAACTTATTCACCAAAGATACAATTACCTCATTCCGATTatgataatttcattaaaaagaaatcaaactcaaatattaaagattCCTTTTA comes from Dictyostelium discoideum AX4 chromosome 2 chromosome, whole genome shotgun sequence and encodes:
- the gsr gene encoding glutathione reductase, producing the protein MSSTNHFTYLVLGAGSGGIASARRAAKHLNAKGNGDRIGIVEVTRPGGTCVNVGCVPKKVMWNTSFIKEMINAAPSYGFDFGGQQVKFNWPTIKKARDEYIKRLNGIYDSNLAKDNIVRINGYGRFSGPKEIQVNGANGEKYTADHILIAAGGRPTVPDVPGKELGITSDGFFELEDLPKSTLVVGAGYIAVELAGVLHSLGSETTMVIRQKQFLRTFDEMLHTTLLKQMTDDGVKFVTEASIKSLERDVDGKRIIATTNAGVKLPPVECVIWAIGRVPNTDDLGIDKAGIQLTEQSGFIKVDEFQNTNVPGVHAVGDICGNFLLTPVAIAAGRRLSERLFNGKSDLKFEYENVATVVFSHPPIGTVGLTEQEAITKYGTENIKCYNTSFINMFYSVQVHKVRTSMKLVCLGKEEKVIGLHIIGDGCDEIIQGFAVAVKMGCTKWDLDNTCAIHPTSAEELVTMV
- the psmA7 gene encoding 20S proteasome subunit alpha-7; this encodes MSSARYDRAITVFSPDGHLFQVEYAMEAVRKGTVAVGVRGKDVIVLGVEKKATAKLQDARSIRKIVKLDDHICLTFAGLTADSRVLISKALMECQSYRLTVEDSPSVEYISKFIAGIQQRYTQSGGVRPFGISTLIVGFDTDGTPNLYQTDPSGSYSSWKAAAIGRSSKSVGEFLEKNYTDVSEEESIKLAVRALLEIVESGNKNIEIAVIRNKQPIVLLDEQEIDKLVAVVEAEKEIQKEQEKSEKQQK
- the csbC gene encoding contact site B protein, with the translated sequence MAELKITLINEDGESTISGKAHPAPTPRILPTPYFMSFTEYKIEGKLWDKKEFHIKSGKIEFNGKEFDIPESQGTWIKDNVEIIIRIFLSQQANKPFSLDF
- the csbB gene encoding contact site B protein, with amino-acid sequence MTDLKITLVNEDGESTISGKGHPLPAPLIFPPIYCFCFIQYKTEGKLWDKNDFQIKSGKIEFGGEEYDITESKGTWSKDDEENHIKVSLHLIVPPKKIFQKNF
- the csbA gene encoding contact site B protein is translated as MVDLKITLVNEDGESTISGKGHPLPAPLIFPPIYIFRFTQYQTEGKLWDKNEFQIKSGKIEFDGEEYDIPESKGTWSKDDEENAIDVNLHLFRPPEKFFPKN
- a CDS encoding AAA ATPase domain-containing protein, which gives rise to MLGTKRNLSDTNDIINDENVDNNSNDNSNKRFKTNSISFEKKSNPPSLSTTTTTTTTTTTTTTITSTIPLGSQKRINITSFSGHRITRVVKSQNSENISTSLSKSNILFNDLLKKPINEILEEIENIESLKLKSELIKNSNSLTPTKSKGVSEEIVKNKDNRLWVDKYAPTSFHDLLSDTTMNLEVLNWLELWDHIVFDKPLSKNLIMPSTFNNNNNNNNNNNNNNNNNNNNNNKNSSSTGGGYFNKFNSKFTTSSNSNQQHQNQGQYLLQEDGTPIAKIILLTGGPGLGKTTLAHVLAKQANYNPVEINASEDRSGEAFESKLLSAIEMKSLFNDNKPNCLIIDEIDGISGRDNGPIELLIKLIDNSLKLGNHKKSTTNPAAKKSAGKDTESDDDDDDDDDDDDDHEDQDEDDEKSTKTKGKKGKKKGFTTRLLRPIICICNDQYVPSLRKLRQKAMVFDFQAPKKNDLLSRLKVICSNEGLSATDATLNALIDMTGSDIRACINSLQFIKSKTTVLNSELLKNKSNIVIGQKDMEKGLVEIWNNIFKSSSITSSTNKLSKYSNTISSSSSSIDSINSISNDYLNQLDFQIGACNQVDKLIDGVYENYLTNMSSDYTMQKTMDCLDWMVFGDQMLNVHADEKYRSLVPLAIHQRCSTYSPKIQLPHSDYDNFIKKKSNSNIKDSFYSDLPATIYSYLTKKCFVIDFIYPFVDILSLPVRVTNVQLYSQTEKTNLNRLVEIMKFYRLSYKLEKVNNFIKQQHQPQKKLVDSLDEKDDEELQRNKKQQNQQTQDITMQYKLEPPIDTLLYFQNQNPKTMVKHIRLSHSQKQIISTAVQQYKPPQKSTTTTATDTTTTVKNDENQKQKDQLKKPIPTKEEFKKPLVPTVLKDFFGRVIQTSPETKKKTMEATAGPNIKYRFQEGFTNAVKKTVYVKDFL